In Acidianus brierleyi, one genomic interval encodes:
- a CDS encoding RNA-guided endonuclease InsQ/TnpB family protein, with translation MSDVGLRFRAYTNEQTLRALKAQLRLASEVYNTLRWADIYFHERDGKGLTKTELRQLALDLRKQDEQYQHLYSQTLQQIADRFYDARQRFFDGLARYPKEKKAHKWYSLVYPQSGWKVMKVREIRTKSKKNKKKVITLQLSNLGIFNVVVHRDFPLDKVKRVVIKLTPSGRVYITFVVDQEYPQLPKTNKVVAVDVGVEKLLTTSDGEYVPNQRPYEKALNKMKKLHKALSRKKFLSHNWFKAKIRLARAHEHLKNLRKDMYMKLGKYFAEHYDVLVMEDIRVKQLVGKSLRRLRMRLHDVAIHELRSIMEYQLGKYGKKLTLVDPAFTSMTCARCGHVKKDLTLADRVFVCPKCGWVADRDYNASLNILRRSGSERPLVPVELRPLPLASLGFEAGSHVR, from the coding sequence ATGTCCGACGTAGGGTTACGCTTCAGAGCGTACACTAACGAACAAACATTGAGGGCGTTAAAAGCCCAGTTGAGGTTAGCGTCAGAAGTGTACAACACCCTACGTTGGGCAGACATCTATTTTCATGAAAGAGATGGAAAAGGACTCACTAAGACGGAGTTGAGGCAACTAGCTCTCGATCTGAGAAAACAGGATGAACAATATCAACATCTATATTCCCAAACACTGCAGCAGATTGCAGACAGATTCTACGACGCTAGACAGAGGTTCTTCGATGGGTTAGCACGTTACCCAAAGGAAAAGAAAGCACACAAGTGGTACTCCCTCGTCTACCCTCAATCAGGTTGGAAAGTCATGAAAGTGAGAGAAATAAGGACGAAGAGCAAGAAGAACAAGAAGAAGGTAATAACGCTTCAGCTGTCAAACCTAGGGATCTTCAACGTCGTTGTCCATAGGGACTTCCCGCTAGACAAGGTAAAGAGGGTAGTAATCAAGTTAACACCATCAGGGAGAGTTTACATTACTTTCGTTGTGGATCAAGAGTATCCTCAACTCCCCAAGACAAACAAAGTAGTTGCTGTGGACGTTGGTGTAGAGAAACTTCTCACTACCTCTGATGGGGAATATGTCCCCAACCAGAGACCTTATGAGAAGGCACTCAACAAGATGAAGAAGCTTCATAAAGCTCTCTCACGGAAGAAGTTCTTGTCACACAACTGGTTTAAGGCAAAGATTCGTCTAGCGAGGGCTCACGAACACTTGAAGAACCTTAGGAAGGACATGTACATGAAACTTGGTAAGTATTTTGCTGAGCATTATGATGTTCTCGTAATGGAGGATATTCGCGTTAAGCAACTTGTTGGTAAGTCTCTCAGAAGGCTGAGGATGAGGTTACACGATGTTGCTATTCATGAGCTTAGGAGTATCATGGAGTATCAACTTGGGAAGTACGGTAAGAAACTCACTCTAGTGGATCCTGCTTTTACTTCAATGACTTGTGCTAGGTGCGGGCATGTTAAGAAAGATTTGACGTTGGCTGATCGTGTGTTTGTCTGTCCCAAGTGCGGTTGGGTCGCTGATCGTGATTATAATGCTTCCCTCAACATACTGAGAAGATCGGGGTCGGAACGACCCTTAGTGCCTGTGGAGCTGAGACCTCTACCTTTGGCAAGCCTCGGCTTTGAAGCAGGAAGCCACGTCCGTTAG
- a CDS encoding BtpA/SgcQ family protein — MLDDLFHKKPYIIGMIHLPPLPGSPNNVYNIDEILKFAYSEGKKLEEAKVDGIIIENLGDYPFFKDQIPSITITSMTIITREIRKNFNFDAVGVNVLRNGCIDAFSISHITNSQFIRCNILIGAYVTDQGIIEGKAAELLRLKRYLNSKVMIAADIHVKHAYPLYNLPIEIAAQDLAERGGADAVIVSGYRSNIPPSIDTVKKVKSSIKLPIVIGSGISLENFKDFCKEADGLIIGEKDFKENGITGGPSNKEAYKKLVEECKNSS, encoded by the coding sequence ATGCTAGATGACCTATTTCATAAAAAACCGTATATAATAGGAATGATTCATTTACCTCCTTTACCAGGATCTCCAAACAACGTATATAATATTGATGAAATATTAAAATTTGCATATTCTGAAGGTAAAAAATTAGAAGAAGCTAAAGTAGACGGTATAATAATAGAAAATCTAGGAGATTATCCATTTTTTAAGGATCAAATACCATCAATAACTATAACTTCTATGACAATAATAACCAGAGAAATTAGGAAAAATTTTAATTTTGATGCAGTAGGAGTAAATGTACTAAGAAATGGTTGCATAGACGCTTTTTCTATTTCACATATAACCAACTCGCAGTTTATAAGATGTAATATTCTTATTGGAGCGTATGTTACAGATCAAGGAATAATAGAGGGAAAGGCAGCAGAACTTTTACGATTAAAAAGGTATCTTAATTCTAAAGTTATGATAGCAGCAGATATTCACGTTAAACATGCATATCCTTTATATAATCTACCTATAGAGATTGCTGCACAAGATTTAGCAGAAAGAGGAGGAGCTGACGCTGTTATAGTTTCCGGCTATAGAAGCAATATTCCACCAAGTATAGACACAGTTAAGAAAGTTAAATCCTCAATAAAATTACCTATAGTCATAGGAAGTGGAATATCTCTTGAAAATTTCAAAGATTTCTGTAAGGAGGCTGATGGTTTAATAATAGGAGAAAAAGATTTTAAAGAGAATGGAATTACGGGAGGACCTAGTAATAAAGAAGCTTACAAAAAACTTGTTGAAGAATGTAAGAATTCTAGTTAA
- a CDS encoding type II toxin-antitoxin system VapC family toxin, whose translation MKKKILLDTGFFHVYFSGSNYISKKVVEEIYANKIIAYTLDLNLAELFYTYAKVNGIQSAKTKISLILSSPIKIVSTTKDLAIKAGELKIKNNNLSIVDCYLIALGETENAEIYTTDSEIAKIYNNTNFLERN comes from the coding sequence TTGAAAAAGAAAATTCTTCTTGATACTGGTTTCTTTCATGTTTATTTTTCAGGTTCTAACTATATTAGTAAGAAGGTAGTCGAGGAAATTTATGCAAATAAAATTATTGCGTATACTTTGGATTTAAACCTAGCCGAATTATTCTATACATATGCCAAAGTTAATGGAATTCAGTCTGCTAAAACTAAAATTTCATTAATACTCAGTTCACCTATAAAAATAGTAAGTACTACAAAGGATCTTGCAATAAAAGCTGGTGAGTTAAAGATAAAGAATAATAACTTGTCCATAGTGGACTGCTATCTGATTGCACTTGGCGAGACGGAAAATGCAGAAATATACACTACCGATTCTGAGATAGCCAAAATATATAATAATACTAATTTTTTGGAAAGAAATTAG
- a CDS encoding MFS transporter yields MKSYIHAVTSSTLAWAGNIYDLVLITYTYEFLHQYLHLSYPELTLLFSLGLVGRVAGASIFGKLADKKGRKIISIVGTGGYSIFQIAFAFSTIFPIMALFRTIEGAFMGAQWTSGTVLAIEQVPPRKIQLINSIVQAGYALGYALTGITYLFIGSSLDSLTGYRIFMLTGGIPLAIVPYIAFKVSEKFHPVSTTFKINVKDYMDYFIKASFAMSGMFIAYLSIFSIYPDFAKFSGFSTYNVGFLMALANGIQAAAYVIFGKLSYIFGTFKLIYIGIITLLIAAFLSMPVLSIFKSISIMSSGVILYAFAVGFWPLISGIVASSVPSEVRAFITGTSYNIGAVAGGVISALLGVFIAYFGMTSLPYFINVINLASLSVVFVSMYTWPKKIETKNHEIAIK; encoded by the coding sequence ATGAAAAGTTATATTCACGCAGTAACTTCATCAACCTTGGCTTGGGCTGGAAATATTTACGATCTTGTATTAATTACTTATACTTATGAATTTCTACATCAATATTTACATTTAAGTTATCCAGAACTTACTTTATTATTTTCGTTAGGATTAGTAGGTAGAGTTGCTGGAGCAAGTATATTTGGAAAACTTGCAGACAAGAAAGGCCGTAAAATAATATCGATAGTAGGAACAGGAGGATATTCAATATTTCAAATAGCTTTTGCTTTTTCTACAATCTTTCCTATAATGGCATTGTTTAGAACTATTGAAGGAGCATTTATGGGAGCTCAGTGGACTTCTGGAACAGTACTAGCAATAGAACAAGTTCCTCCAAGAAAAATACAACTTATAAATAGCATAGTTCAAGCAGGTTATGCTTTAGGATATGCGTTAACTGGAATAACATATTTGTTTATAGGTAGTTCTCTAGATTCTCTTACTGGTTATAGAATATTTATGCTCACTGGAGGAATTCCTCTTGCAATAGTACCTTACATAGCGTTTAAGGTTTCAGAAAAGTTTCATCCAGTTTCTACTACTTTTAAAATAAACGTAAAAGATTATATGGATTATTTTATAAAGGCTTCTTTTGCAATGTCTGGAATGTTTATAGCATACTTATCAATATTTAGTATTTACCCTGATTTTGCAAAATTCTCTGGATTTTCTACTTACAATGTAGGATTTTTGATGGCTTTAGCCAATGGAATCCAGGCTGCCGCATATGTAATATTCGGTAAATTATCATATATCTTTGGAACTTTCAAATTAATATATATTGGTATAATAACACTTTTAATTGCAGCATTCCTTTCAATGCCCGTGTTATCAATATTCAAAAGTATTTCAATAATGTCTTCTGGAGTTATTCTATATGCTTTTGCTGTAGGTTTTTGGCCATTAATTTCTGGAATAGTAGCAAGTTCAGTTCCATCCGAAGTTAGAGCCTTTATTACCGGAACTTCATACAATATTGGTGCAGTAGCTGGAGGAGTAATTTCAGCCTTACTAGGAGTTTTTATAGCATATTTTGGAATGACATCTTTACCTTATTTTATAAATGTCATAAATTTAGCATCTTTAAGTGTAGTTTTTGTATCAATGTACACATGGCCTAAAAAGATAGAAACAAAAAATCATGAAATAGCTATAAAATAA
- a CDS encoding AbrB/MazE/SpoVT family DNA-binding domain-containing protein, whose amino-acid sequence MDVKVHKKGIIVIPAEVRKEFNIKEGAVIDLEIEEDKIVLRPKQTLLDAYGIDGKEAGKKLLEELEKMRKEEVEKENSS is encoded by the coding sequence ATGGACGTTAAAGTGCATAAAAAGGGAATTATTGTAATTCCTGCAGAAGTTAGGAAAGAGTTTAATATAAAAGAAGGTGCAGTTATCGACTTAGAAATTGAAGAAGATAAAATAGTTTTAAGACCAAAACAAACTTTACTTGACGCTTATGGAATAGACGGAAAAGAGGCTGGAAAGAAACTACTGGAAGAGTTAGAAAAAATGAGGAAAGAAGAAGTTGAAAAAGAAAATTCTTCTTGA